The genomic interval CACGACGATATCGACCGGAACGTAATCCGGCTTCCTGAACTCGATCGCACGCGAATAGGTCTCTTTTCCGGTCATGAAATCAGGCTCTTTCTTTTACCTACAGCGGGTGATCTTGATCGTCCGACCAAATCGGCTGCGCCGCCATTCCCAACGTCCTCTCTCTAAAAGGGCAGGCTCATTTTGAGCCCCAGCTCTTCGTTCAGCTGTTTCATCATCTTTTGCAGCTCCGCATTGAGCGGCACCCCGGTTCGCGGAATGGTCTGTTCCTTCAGAAACTCTTTCTCTCCTGCTGTATAGATGCGCTCCCGGCCGGGCAATTTGGCCGATGCTCTCATCTCACGCACCAGGCCGCCGGTGATCTTTTTGAACTCTTGGACATCGACGAAATGGGCGATATCCATGGCCAGGAAAAAATGACCCAGGCGATGCGGAATATTTTTGCCGGTCTCATCCACTCCGGATACGCCCCAACAAAAGGGGCCGGCGCTGAACGCAGCGGACAGGATCTCCACCATCATAGCCAGTCCATAGCCCTTGTAGCCGGCATGTGTTTCCCCCAGACCGCCCAGAGGCAACAGCGAGGCGGCCTTTTGGCCGAACATTTTCAGCAACTGCGGCGCGTCGACAACATCCCGACCGGCCCGGTCCACGGCCAGTCCCGGCGGCACCGGCTTGGCCTCGCGGTCCAGCACCTCGATTTTTCCGCGCTGCACGATGGAGGTGGCCATATCCAGAACGAAGGGACAGGCCTCGTCCGTGGGCACGGCAAAGGCGATGGGATTGGTGCCGAGCATGGGATCGCAGCCAAAGGTGGGCGCAATCGAGGGGCGCGCATTGGTGACGGCCAACCCCGCCATGTCCTCGGCCGCCGCCATCAACGGATAGTATCCGGCGATGCCGAAATGGCTGCTGTTGGCGACCGACACAGCTGCCACGCCGGTCTGCCTGGCTTTTTCCATAGCCAGCTTCATGGCGTGGAAAGAGATGACATGGCCCATGCCGTTGCGGCCGTCGATAAGCG from bacterium carries:
- a CDS encoding Ldh family oxidoreductase — translated: MAEKTISVESLKQFMSACFRSVGVPEADVAIIVDVLIRSDLRGIESHGIGRLKMYIDRIRTGIIEPVTRWEIVRESASSALIDGRNGMGHVISFHAMKLAMEKARQTGVAAVSVANSSHFGIAGYYPLMAAAEDMAGLAVTNARPSIAPTFGCDPMLGTNPIAFAVPTDEACPFVLDMATSIVQRGKIEVLDREAKPVPPGLAVDRAGRDVVDAPQLLKMFGQKAASLLPLGGLGETHAGYKGYGLAMMVEILSAAFSAGPFCWGVSGVDETGKNIPHRLGHFFLAMDIAHFVDVQEFKKITGGLVREMRASAKLPGRERIYTAGEKEFLKEQTIPRTGVPLNAELQKMMKQLNEELGLKMSLPF